A single window of Chitinivibrionales bacterium DNA harbors:
- a CDS encoding type II toxin-antitoxin system RelE/ParE family toxin: MKFRVVVLPEARDDIVDIYLYVAENNSVMRADSLLSNLEQTCLSLNHSPQRGHAVPELKRINVENFREIHYKPYRIIYQIIEKTVYVHAVLDGRRDLQEFLEMRIFR; encoded by the coding sequence GGTAGTTGTTCTTCCGGAAGCCAGAGACGATATCGTTGACATTTATCTATATGTTGCCGAAAACAATTCGGTTATGCGTGCGGATTCTCTTCTGAGTAATCTGGAGCAAACATGCCTGTCGCTTAATCATTCGCCGCAGCGAGGCCATGCTGTGCCGGAATTGAAAAGAATAAATGTCGAAAATTTCAGAGAGATTCATTATAAGCCCTATCGGATCATATACCAGATCATCGAAAAGACTGTGTATGTGCACGCCGTTCTTGACGGGAGAAGAGACCTGCAGGAATTCCTCGAAATGAGAATTTTCAGGTAG